CCCGGGACACAATTCCAAGCTTTTCTAGCTTCTTCACAGCATCAACGACGTCGAAATTGCACTCCACGCCAAACTCTTCCTTGATAAGCTGTTCGCAACGTGAATCGAGGTCCTGCAAAGATCAGCTAATTCATATGTCAAGAGCACAAAGGGCATGTCATCTTTGTGCAAAATCTCCATAGATGATATATAATCGAGGCCCTACAAGGTGATATTTTCCTTGATAAGAACACTTGTACTCTAAACATGTGTATCTTAATCAGATGTGAGACATTCAGTAGCTTGTCGTGTGAGGTCTCCCATGTTGATGAAAGCAAGAATGTACACAATAAAAAATAAGCGATGTTGACTGACTGAGATATTCAGGTAACTTAGTTTCTGCAAGTTTAAATCAGATGAAACAGAGAATGCATCTATTGGAAAATTAGGCTACGTCAGGATAAATATCCACTGAGTACATCAGAAGATTCCCAAGAACATTGGCGTCAAAGGAGGAAACTAGGGAAAACTGTATATGAATGAAATATGACATAGGAATTAGCATCATGTAGACACACTTACCTGTATAGTTGCTTTTCCTTGCTCCATCAGAATGTAATAAGAAACAATGACCTCTTTAACCTGTCGAGGAGTTTGCGATATGTCAGCACCGCATACAGGACATTTTACACACAACAAAGAGATGTGTTCGGGGATGGATTAAATACTTCTTGCTGGATCACATCGTCACATAAGTGTAGAAGTGTTCCTTTCCCACTGTCAAGCTGCTTGTCATACATCGATTTTGTGATTAAATTTTGGTAAGCCACCATGTTTGCCTGAAATCTATTTGACAGAAGACAAATTTATCACATATCAGCCCAGAAATTCACCACATTGGTAAAATCAAAAGTTAGTTTAAATCTCTTACGTGAAGTAGGTCTTCGCACAGTATCCAACCAAACCAGAAACTATGGCCGTCACAACCCATATATCAGCCTTTGGCATTTCTAGAGAACCTACTAGAGTGACCTGAAAAGAAAAGGCAATTGATATGGTCATCAAAGAAAAACTCAGTAGAATGTTTGGTATCTAAAGCACCAGAGACATACCAAACCAAGCACCGCGGAAATAAGGAACAAGACCCAATCCATTGGCGTTAGACTAGGGTTCTTCTTCTCTGGCTACAACATATATATAATGGTGCCAGATATGTCAGAGAGGAAATAAGTAGAACCTACAAAAATAAATATGTGAAGAACAAACAAACACATATGAATGGCTTATATGGTAAATCATATTACCAGAACTAACTCCATGTCAGCCATTGGAATATTCTTGAAATGCTTTACAAATATTCCTCGATCTTTCTTAGTTTCTTTGCTAGCCCTCCTATGATATTACGGTCACAGCACAATAAGCAATTGCATCAATATGTCAACACTGAAGATAAGATATTGCTTCATTTTTAAGCATATAAGGGAAGGATGTTCAGAGGGAATTACCTATATACCACGATTATCCTTTCAAATGTAGGCTCCTGAATTGTCATCTTTCTTAGTAGATTCCTTATGCTGCCGTAAAAAGGAGAAACACTCAATTGATAGCGAGAGTTCAACTTTAGTCTAAATTTTTTACTGCCAAGGAGAGTCCTAATCTACTACCTTAGCTCCATTTTTTCAAGGCGTATGCGCTCAACAAAGAGGTCTGCTGGCTCTTCGTCATTGACTTCGTCAGTCTTCTTTGTGTCCTTCTTTGGCTTCAATTGTCTCTTCCTAGAGAACAATTTCTCAATCCTATTTTAAATAGAATTGTCATATTAAATGATAAGTCCAGCTTAGAAGGAAAAAACATGCTGATTCTGGATCAAGCTATCATACATTGTGACTCTTAGCAAGAATCTCCAGGCTCGAGATATGATCACATCAACTTTCTCCATAAAGAAGTAATCGGTAGTTTGGTCGATTCCAATGCCTCGCCGGAAGACAATATACTACAATGTATGGTTGATGAGATCAGCACTCCCATACAAGAATAGTTATACAGAACTGGGGAAATGCTTTTAACATCAAAACAAACTTTTACATGTCGGTGAGGTATGGATATTAAACAGAACTGCTAACGGAACCACCAGAATAAAATGGTTGGTTTTTTCTTGAAAGTAAATATACAGCACGCCCATTAAAGTTACCTTATCAGCAAATGCTGGTAGGTTATCATGTGGGTGCTCTTTAAAGTACCTGCTTAACAACGTTTTGTCGACCTGTAATTGTTCATGAATCAGTCAATATCGATGGGTGCAATTGTTCTGATCCTGATTTGGGGCTATTATAAAAGTAGCTTCTGACCTTCGATTCGTCAACCTTGATCGGTAGGTTCAGAAGATACTGACCAGAATGAGCTACTTCATTCTCTTCATCAGACAACAACTTGAAGTTGCTCTTGTCCATTATCTACTTAAGACCACAAACAtatatggaacagagggagtttTGGTTATTGGCCAGATAAAATGTGGCAAATCACATTTATTTAGGATCGGAAGGTACGGGTTGTGATCCAACCTGGAAAAGGTACGTTAAGAAATTGAGTTCAAGAGTTTCAGTTTCATCACGTGTCAGGCTCTGCTGCTCCAAACTCTTCTCACCAGAAACAGGATCGAATAGCGCGTATAGTTGCTGAACCACAGAACAAAATATTCAGCTGCAAGAGACTTTACCAACTCGGAGACAGTCACGGAATGATAAAAGAAGGTAATGGTTGAACATGCCTACCATTAGATCCTCAAATTGCAGGAGATACCAAGCACGTACAGTGTACTCCACCCTCCTGCATAGCTTCATAAACTCGGCACGGTCTTTATCTTGCTCTGAAGAGGAAAATAAATCAGGCCCATGCTTGAATTACCGGAATGTAGAACTATTTTAAGAATCCAATCTCTCATTTTGGGGGCAATGTTTATGGCCTCTACGTCCGGCCGCTAACCGAAATGCAATTCAACTCATGAACGTACGAGTCAGAGATCTGCGCGAATGATTGTAAGTGGAACTCAGTAGGTCATATTAGATTGCAAAAGAGATTACAGAACCACAATACATCCTGGTTCAATCAAAATCTTAGATGACCAACTGACATATAAAACCTGAAAACAATCAAAACTCCTAAGAACAGTAAAAAGAAAAAGATAGGCCAACCTTTTGGGTTTTGTCGAAGAAAAAGTGGGAAGCACATAAAACAGTCCACTTCTAAACTATCAGAAATTATACATTGGATGTCTAATTCTTTCCATGTACTAACAAACACTTATTGACTAATTAACTGATATGTTGCAGTGCACACACAAATACCCCATATTAGCTGATGCAGAAAATAATGGAAAGATCTGATATCTGATCCATTGGTAAGTACTTCCTGTCTAATAGTAATAAACTAATGAATGAGTGAGATTGAATTGGTGAACCAGCCACCATGCACTCCCAACCCTAACTGTCAGGGATTGCCCAGCCGTGCAGCCCAATTAATGAGAACTGCACAGGACATTCGAAGAAACAACGGACTCGTCTCCCAGTTGCAAGAAATGCGACGCCCCTAGGCCCAACGGACGATCAAACGAAATGAAACCGAAATGAAAGAAGCAGAGACGGATGGATCAACGGGGCGGGGGAGGCGGTACCGATGAGGTAGGAGAGCTTCATGACGAGTTTGGGCTTGAGGATGGGGATGACGGACTCCCTCTCGAGCCGTATCACCTCCTTCACCACCCCATCCTTCTTCTCCTTGGccatcgcctccgccgccgccgccgccgtcccgggcACGTCCGGCTGCCTCCCCAGCGCCTCCACCGTCGGCGCGGACGACATGAGCGACGCTATATAGCAGCAGCGCCGACCGGGATTGTTCGAAGCTTGGGATCGAGGCAAGGAATGGCGTCCGGGCGCGGCAAGAAGGAACAAAGCGATCAGCGACGTCGAGGGCGTTCGAGAAAGAGAGGGCCTTTTCCGACCGTGGCACGAGCACGAACGGTCTGTTGAGGCCACCCCGAGAACCTCACAATTTGCGATCTCATCCTTGGATAGACCACAAATTGAATTCATAGCCCTCGACATCCTTGGAATACTTACGTTTTCAGGAATGCCGTTCCAAACTATTTTTAGACTATTTTCCACCTCATAGTCTCCTTCATTCATTATCATCATGCCCATCTGACATGtgaattctatatatatatatatatatatatatatatatatatatatatatatatatatatatatatatatatatatatatatatatataggcactCCCAAGATGACATGTAGCCTTACCATTTTTGAATCCTTCCTTGATGTCGACGATTAGGATGATGACACCTAGTAGTGGAATAATATCTTGAGAAGCATCCAATTTATATCTCCGTTCTGATGATTATGGAGAATGAGTGCAAAGGAACGAACACCCTTGAAACTGAGTTTAACCACTCTAAATGGTCCCTAAATGAAATGTGTCTTCACCATTCTAAATGGTTTGGACAAACTCATCCACAAGGCCAGAATTTCTTGTACTTTGCTCAAGGTTGGAAAGCTGCTCAGAGGAAAATGCCTCATCAAGTCGGCTAACCTTTGTCGTCCAACTCTCTTGAGGGGGCTTCACGACATGATCTTATtggatcactagtgcagaaccgggatttagcaccggttcgtaagggcctttagtgccggttctgtaaccggcaccaaagggtggggactaaaggtccccccctttagtaccggttcgacacgaaccgccactaaagtgccaccacgtggcacgagccagaccCGGGTGCGgggagaccattagtaccggttggtaacaccaaccggtactaaatgtttgggggggggggagggttggttttatttttatttttcctttaattttgtgtttttaatttgatttagagattgtttttacattataatgagttgttaaatcattaggtgaaagtaccgcatattagtttcgactggatgcatggatccgatcctagctaagtgatcaagtatatgccatatccatattacttgatcaccaagtgatcaagtaatatggatatggcatatacttgatcacttagctaggatccatctagttgaaactaatctgcggtttttttcataaatgatataataactcatcatcatcatcacattaatataaaaactcttgcatcatatgatcaccaacaacagtatactagctagctaaaaatcataattaccactatttaatcatcatagtcattaccgctatctaatcaccaccaacactagcttaaacaAGAAACATTCAcctgtaccagaagcaaagatatcatcgagttcaatatggtcatgagattataagcgttcataagaccataaaagcaaatcactctttgagattaagttcaggacgaaaaACACAGACATGAGAggagtactaagagcatgaactagctaataatcactcctgctgctctctcttagataaaatagcatagaacatgtatagctctcctgattcatcatattggagcatgcagatgaacctgtctcctaatcatgggctgctcttctgtttgctgccccctagtacttctctgcgatcgttaacaattttgcttcaatctttcactattaagcattcctcgcttttagaaatcctgaatgcactcatgtgcattgtaggatgtcttggccgtaagctaaccattgacatgcgacctttagtaccgatccactgaggcacaactgtcatcgggagtccctgttgaagaacatcgtatagtaacattacttagcaatgaagtttagcttgaaaaatagtgtatgcaaaagatgcactgaggacaaatagtaaaaaatcttaccatctttcttaaatagatgtgaccgtagttcaatacaatcactattggtcacacgttttgagtactaagattttcaaattcaggaaaataatttgtcttgacagcatcaagatccccaagccatgaaacataatgacttatctcctcgcagtttggttcagccccgggacagtggacggtcctgtctaccaagcgccggacatgtttgcttgaatggaaataagatgtcaatagaaattagttgtcaactattttcgaataaacaatatcgaagacataaatatggttgagaaactcacataatggtagaactggaggcgtccgcacatcgacccaaatgtctctattaccttcaatatcatctacgggacgaatatcaaaggtgataaacatatcaggctcaaatgcataagccttgcgtagtgcttgccaagttttgcattcaaaataggtgtaggtgtctgcattgtataatttgacattgaaggtataaccatgctcggtcttcaagtaaactctctttacttccatagttttgttaggactgaaacctatcttatccaagacaaaaattgttgcatggcaggggatacgctagtagaatagtgaaaatttaaaattataagttgaagcaaatgaagcataagtcatgcttaattatgaaagaagacttgtcgttgtgacttactgtatccacttcgaaggtctcatccagcttgatgctgaagcgcctatcatcaactaggaaatttctgtcgcacaggccgcactggtcttcgcagtattcgcacataatgaaatcgttttcatcgtcagacgacatttcctaggttcatcggtgaaacattaaacacttattagttctattaattcaactagttcaactaattcaacaaattcaactaattaagcacttactaaaaataaactagttctattaattttcttactaaaaataaagtagctagttctatatagtaaaattttaattagatgatcaaatctcatatacctaaatttaatgtatatctaattcatctaacattaatgtATCTAAATtcatctattaattcaactagttctattaattcaactagttcaactaattcaactaagcacctactaaaaataaactagttctattaattttgttactaaaaataaagtagctagctagttctatatagtgaAATTTTAATTACATGAtcaaatctcatataactaaatttAATATATatttaattcatctaacattaatatatctaattcatctataactaaaagtataaaaactaACTCGGGAAACATTAATATctagctagctaattcatctaaaagtataataaactaaaaaatagaaaacagaaaaaaaatatgttgtttactttgtgtgtgtgtgtactgtgtgtgtgtgtgtgtgtttatcaGGGGCGGCGCGTGACGACGACGACGTACGGGCCGGGCGACGACggggggcggcgatgacggggaggggggtgagggagtcctagactaaggggtcctcgggcgtccgacctgttagccatgggccggaccgatgggctgtgaagatacgaagaagactgcacccgtgtccggatgtgactctccttggcgtggaaagcaagcttggcgaacgaatatgtagattcttttcctttgtaaccgaccttgtgtaaccctagatcctcccggtgtctatataaactggaggacttagtccagaaAGATATACTCAttaccttagtcatacaggctagacttctagggtttagccattacgatcttgtggtagatcaactcttgtaatactcacattcatcaagatcaatcaagcaggaagtagggtattacctccatagagagggcccgaacctgggtaaacatcgtgtcccctgtctcatgttaccatcgacctcagacgcacagttcgggaccccctacccgagatccgccggttttgacatcgacattggtgctttcattgagagtttcattgtgccg
This window of the Triticum aestivum cultivar Chinese Spring chromosome 5D, IWGSC CS RefSeq v2.1, whole genome shotgun sequence genome carries:
- the LOC123125788 gene encoding uncharacterized protein, whose amino-acid sequence is MSSAPTVEALGRQPDVPGTAAAAAEAMAKEKKDGVVKEVIRLERESVIPILKPKLVMKLSYLIEQDKDRAEFMKLCRRVEYTVRAWYLLQFEDLMQLYALFDPVSGEKSLEQQSLTRDETETLELNFLTYLFQIMDKSNFKLLSDEENEVAHSGQYLLNLPIKVDESKVDKTLLSRYFKEHPHDNLPAFADKYIVFRRGIGIDQTTDYFFMEKVDVIISRAWRFLLRVTMIEKLFSRKRQLKPKKDTKKTDEVNDEEPADLFVERIRLEKMELSIRNLLRKMTIQEPTFERIIVVYRRASKETKKDRGIFVKHFKNIPMADMELVLPEKKNPSLTPMDWVLFLISAVLGLVTLVGSLEMPKADIWVVTAIVSGLVGYCAKTYFTFQANMVAYQNLITKSMYDKQLDSGKGTLLHLCDDVIQQEVKEVIVSYYILMEQGKATIQDLDSRCEQLIKEEFGVECNFDVVDAVKKLEKLGIVSRDSIGRIICVPLKRANEIIGTTTEEMVMRAQQAPAGS